A window of the Helianthus annuus cultivar XRQ/B chromosome 4, HanXRQr2.0-SUNRISE, whole genome shotgun sequence genome harbors these coding sequences:
- the LOC110935974 gene encoding zinc finger protein ZAT2 isoform X1 — protein MSNSDRNSVEKGDQELMKHVCKLCNKGFPCGRSLGGHMRSHVINSTDQHHVNHQKKKKMKLSSVNNTEVINGSSNSNDLGYELRKDPKKTRKAVINGDLNSNSDEFVVLDKLCKECGKGFQSWKALFGHMKCHSDKVSKTAILDQDSENSGVNVGRMKKSKPRSRNVTTTGSSSDSMNANHASTSVVSDIDDGQEAEIAMCLMMLSRDVGKWGEKVIETGCKMKKLAATESGFDGFKKPTMNLDEFDDPIKRNFGCTTCNKSFHSYQALGGHKASHKKLKGCFESKTDDNDMIKGEPVLDNDHMTNGYCEKTSENHQSSSSFNLGDSLKNTMVVGSHECSICLKVFSSGQALGGHKRSHLIAEAKLNQQNPNLGVKFDKPVQEIRGSFDLNMLPDEEEQEAMMMNTSSTGTGYTPWCYNHESTLLGLLSTS, from the coding sequence atgtCGAATTCGGATCGAAATTCAGTTGAAAAAGGTGATCAAGAACTGATGAAACATGTGTGCAAGTTGTGCAATAAGGGCTTCCCATGTGGTAGATCTTTGGGAGGTCACATGAGGTCTCACGTGATCAACTCAACTGACCAGCATCATGTTAatcatcagaagaagaagaagatgaagctTTCATCTGTCAACAACACAGAAGTAATCAATGGGTCTTCGAATTCGAATGATTTGGGTTATGAGCTTAGAAAAGATCCGAAAAAGACTCGAAAAGCAGTCATCAATGGCGATTTGAATTCGAATTCAGATGAGTTTGTTGTTCTTGATAAACTTTGTAAAGAATGTGGGAAAGGTTTTCAGTCTTGGAAGGCTTTATTTGGACACATGAAATGCCACTCTGATAAAGTGTCCAAAACCGCGATTTTAGATCAAGATTCTGAGAATTCGGGTGTGAATGTTGGTCGAATGAAGAAATCGAAACCAAGATCAAGAAATGTGACCACTACAGGTTCATCTTCAGACTCCATGAATGCTAATCATGCTTCAACAAGTGTTGTTTCGGATATCGATGATGGTCAAGAAGCCGAGATTGCAATGTGTTTGATGATGTTGTCTAGAGATGTGGGGAAATGGGGTGAAAAGGTAATCGAAACCGGTTGTAAGATGAAGAAGTTAGCAGCAACCGAGTCGGGTTTCGATGGATTTAAGAAACCGACGATGAATCTAGACGAGTTTGATGATCCAATCAAGAGAAATTTTGGGTGTACTACTTGCAACAAGAGTTTCCACTCTTATCAAGCACTTGGGGGGCATAAAGCAAGTCACAAGAAGCTAAAGGGGTGTTTTGAGTCGAAAACCGACGATAACGACATGATCAAAGGCGAACCCGTGTTAGATAATGATCATATGACCAATGGGTATTGTGAAAAAACATCTGaaaatcatcaatcatcatcaagTTTCAATCTTGGTGATTCTTTAAAGAACACAATGGTGGTAGGATCACATGAGTGTTCAATTTGTCTAAAAGTTTTCTCATCTGGTCAGGCTTTGGGAGGTCACAAGAGATCACATTTGATTGCTGAGGCTAAACTGAATCAACAAAACCCGAATTTGGGTGTGAAATTTGATAAACCGGTTCAAGAAATCCGAGGTTCTTTTGATCTGAACATGCTTCCTGATGAAGAAGAACAAGAGGCAATGATGATGAACACAAGTTCCACAGGGACAGGGTACACTCCATGGTGCTACAACCATGAATCAACACTACTTGGATTGCTCTCAACAAGCTAA
- the LOC110935974 gene encoding zinc finger protein ZAT2 isoform X2 has translation MKHVCKLCNKGFPCGRSLGGHMRSHVINSTDQHHVNHQKKKKMKLSSVNNTEVINGSSNSNDLGYELRKDPKKTRKAVINGDLNSNSDEFVVLDKLCKECGKGFQSWKALFGHMKCHSDKVSKTAILDQDSENSGVNVGRMKKSKPRSRNVTTTGSSSDSMNANHASTSVVSDIDDGQEAEIAMCLMMLSRDVGKWGEKVIETGCKMKKLAATESGFDGFKKPTMNLDEFDDPIKRNFGCTTCNKSFHSYQALGGHKASHKKLKGCFESKTDDNDMIKGEPVLDNDHMTNGYCEKTSENHQSSSSFNLGDSLKNTMVVGSHECSICLKVFSSGQALGGHKRSHLIAEAKLNQQNPNLGVKFDKPVQEIRGSFDLNMLPDEEEQEAMMMNTSSTGTGYTPWCYNHESTLLGLLSTS, from the coding sequence ATGAAACATGTGTGCAAGTTGTGCAATAAGGGCTTCCCATGTGGTAGATCTTTGGGAGGTCACATGAGGTCTCACGTGATCAACTCAACTGACCAGCATCATGTTAatcatcagaagaagaagaagatgaagctTTCATCTGTCAACAACACAGAAGTAATCAATGGGTCTTCGAATTCGAATGATTTGGGTTATGAGCTTAGAAAAGATCCGAAAAAGACTCGAAAAGCAGTCATCAATGGCGATTTGAATTCGAATTCAGATGAGTTTGTTGTTCTTGATAAACTTTGTAAAGAATGTGGGAAAGGTTTTCAGTCTTGGAAGGCTTTATTTGGACACATGAAATGCCACTCTGATAAAGTGTCCAAAACCGCGATTTTAGATCAAGATTCTGAGAATTCGGGTGTGAATGTTGGTCGAATGAAGAAATCGAAACCAAGATCAAGAAATGTGACCACTACAGGTTCATCTTCAGACTCCATGAATGCTAATCATGCTTCAACAAGTGTTGTTTCGGATATCGATGATGGTCAAGAAGCCGAGATTGCAATGTGTTTGATGATGTTGTCTAGAGATGTGGGGAAATGGGGTGAAAAGGTAATCGAAACCGGTTGTAAGATGAAGAAGTTAGCAGCAACCGAGTCGGGTTTCGATGGATTTAAGAAACCGACGATGAATCTAGACGAGTTTGATGATCCAATCAAGAGAAATTTTGGGTGTACTACTTGCAACAAGAGTTTCCACTCTTATCAAGCACTTGGGGGGCATAAAGCAAGTCACAAGAAGCTAAAGGGGTGTTTTGAGTCGAAAACCGACGATAACGACATGATCAAAGGCGAACCCGTGTTAGATAATGATCATATGACCAATGGGTATTGTGAAAAAACATCTGaaaatcatcaatcatcatcaagTTTCAATCTTGGTGATTCTTTAAAGAACACAATGGTGGTAGGATCACATGAGTGTTCAATTTGTCTAAAAGTTTTCTCATCTGGTCAGGCTTTGGGAGGTCACAAGAGATCACATTTGATTGCTGAGGCTAAACTGAATCAACAAAACCCGAATTTGGGTGTGAAATTTGATAAACCGGTTCAAGAAATCCGAGGTTCTTTTGATCTGAACATGCTTCCTGATGAAGAAGAACAAGAGGCAATGATGATGAACACAAGTTCCACAGGGACAGGGTACACTCCATGGTGCTACAACCATGAATCAACACTACTTGGATTGCTCTCAACAAGCTAA